Proteins encoded within one genomic window of Pseudomonas cannabina:
- a CDS encoding chemotaxis protein CheW: protein MSEGTFQTSRLTSLTGLLLPLSDRHLLVPNVAVAELIDYQDCSAGPDAPEWYLGPISWRELTLPLLSFEAACGGRTRVGGRARIVVLNALGARNDVRFIALLTQGIPRSCKVDSQLSYVDVPLAELELAAVQIGETVARIPDLEGLEQLWVEAKA, encoded by the coding sequence ATGTCTGAAGGTACGTTCCAGACCAGTCGCCTGACCAGCCTGACCGGTCTGTTGTTGCCGCTGAGCGACCGCCACCTGCTGGTGCCGAACGTTGCGGTGGCCGAGTTGATCGACTATCAGGATTGCAGTGCCGGGCCGGACGCGCCTGAATGGTACCTAGGGCCGATCAGCTGGCGCGAACTGACGTTGCCGCTGCTCAGCTTCGAAGCCGCCTGCGGAGGACGCACACGGGTCGGAGGTCGCGCCCGAATCGTGGTGCTCAATGCGCTGGGCGCCCGTAACGATGTGCGCTTCATCGCCCTGCTGACCCAAGGCATCCCGCGCTCCTGCAAGGTCGACAGCCAACTGAGCTACGTCGACGTCCCGCTGGCCGAACTGGAACTTGCCGCCGTGCAGATCGGCGAAACCGTCGCCCGCATCCCCGACCTGGAAGGGCTGGAGCAGTTGTGGGTGGAGGCGAAGGCTTAA
- a CDS encoding GntR family transcriptional regulator: MNDVPLSVPRTRGESLTQELRKMLVEGELVPGQRLSEAALADSLQVSRNTLREAFRVLTREGLLKHEPNRGVTVAEPDMASIIDIYRVRRFIECTAIAQGYPQHPGVQHMREAVDAGIKAREARDWVAVGTANMMFHKAIVELADSPRLVTFYGQISAELRLAFGLLNNLELLHSPYLDMNAAVLGLLDAGQTDEATRMLEDYLVQSERTVLAAFQRSRTGSQT; the protein is encoded by the coding sequence ATGAACGACGTCCCGCTCTCCGTGCCCCGAACGCGTGGAGAATCCCTCACCCAGGAACTGCGCAAAATGCTGGTAGAGGGCGAGCTGGTCCCCGGGCAACGCTTGTCGGAGGCGGCACTGGCGGACAGCCTGCAAGTTTCCCGCAACACCCTGAGAGAGGCGTTCCGGGTATTGACCCGCGAGGGCTTGCTCAAGCACGAGCCCAACCGTGGCGTGACGGTGGCCGAGCCGGATATGGCGTCGATCATCGACATCTATCGCGTGCGGCGTTTCATCGAGTGCACGGCCATTGCCCAGGGCTACCCGCAGCATCCGGGCGTGCAGCACATGCGCGAAGCGGTCGACGCCGGTATCAAGGCCCGTGAAGCCCGCGACTGGGTGGCGGTCGGCACTGCCAACATGATGTTCCACAAGGCGATCGTCGAACTGGCGGACAGCCCGCGACTGGTCACGTTTTACGGGCAGATTTCAGCGGAGTTGCGCCTGGCGTTCGGGCTGCTGAACAATCTCGAACTGCTTCATTCGCCTTATCTCGATATGAACGCCGCTGTTCTGGGCCTTCTTGACGCTGGCCAGACCGACGAAGCGACGCGCATGCTGGAAGACTATCTGGTGCAATCGGAACGCACGGTGCTGGCCGCCTTCCAGCGCAGCCGGACCGGCAGTCAGACCTGA
- the selO gene encoding protein adenylyltransferase SelO, whose translation MKALDELVFDNRFARLGDAFSTHVLPEPIDAPRLVVASESALALLDLDPEQADLPLFAEIFSGHKLWAEAEPRAMVYSGHQFGSYNPRLGDGRGLLLGEVYNDAGEHWDLHLKGAGRTPYSRMGDGRAVLRSSIREFLASEALHALGIPSSRAGCVISSNTPVWRETQEYAAMVLRLARSHVRFGSLEYLFYSKQPEQLKTLAEHVLTMHYPHCQEQPEPYLAMFREIVERNAELIAKWQAYGFCHGVMNTDNMSILGITFDFGPFAFLDDFDEHFICNHSDHEGRYSFSNQVPIAQWNLSALGQALTPFVSVEALREAIGLFLPLYQAHCLDLMRRRLGLTVAQDQDDKLVSQLLQLMQNSAVDYTLFFRRLGDQPAADALRTLRDDFVDIKGFDGWAEAYLARIGREDNGTEQDRQTRMHAVNPLYILRNYLAQNAIEAAEQGDYTEVRRLHQVLCNPFTEQPDREGYAQRPPDWGKHLEISCSS comes from the coding sequence GTGAAAGCCCTCGACGAACTCGTTTTCGACAACCGCTTTGCCCGCCTGGGCGATGCGTTTTCTACCCACGTCTTGCCCGAACCTATTGATGCGCCACGCTTGGTGGTCGCCAGCGAATCTGCCTTGGCGTTGCTGGACCTGGACCCTGAACAGGCCGATCTGCCGCTGTTCGCGGAGATTTTCAGCGGTCACAAACTGTGGGCCGAGGCAGAGCCACGGGCGATGGTTTATTCGGGCCATCAGTTTGGTTCCTATAACCCGCGTCTGGGCGATGGCCGTGGCCTGTTGCTGGGCGAGGTCTACAACGACGCGGGCGAGCATTGGGACCTGCACCTCAAAGGCGCCGGCCGCACGCCGTATTCGCGAATGGGCGATGGGCGAGCGGTGCTGAGGTCTTCGATTCGCGAGTTCCTGGCTTCCGAAGCGCTGCACGCGCTGGGCATTCCGAGCAGCCGCGCTGGCTGCGTGATCAGCTCCAACACACCAGTGTGGCGCGAAACCCAGGAATATGCCGCCATGGTGCTGCGTCTGGCGCGGAGCCATGTGCGTTTCGGCAGCCTTGAATACCTGTTCTACAGCAAACAGCCGGAACAGTTGAAGACGCTGGCCGAGCACGTGCTGACAATGCATTACCCGCACTGTCAGGAGCAGCCGGAGCCGTATCTGGCGATGTTTCGCGAGATCGTCGAGCGTAACGCTGAACTGATCGCCAAGTGGCAGGCTTATGGGTTCTGCCATGGGGTGATGAACACCGACAACATGTCGATTCTGGGCATTACCTTCGACTTCGGGCCGTTTGCGTTTCTGGATGATTTCGACGAGCACTTCATCTGCAATCACTCCGATCATGAAGGCCGTTACTCCTTCAGCAATCAGGTGCCCATTGCGCAATGGAACCTCAGCGCGCTGGGGCAGGCATTGACGCCGTTCGTCAGTGTGGAAGCATTGCGCGAGGCGATTGGCCTGTTTCTGCCTCTGTATCAGGCGCACTGCCTGGACCTGATGCGCCGTCGCCTGGGGCTGACGGTTGCGCAGGATCAGGACGACAAGCTGGTCAGCCAGCTACTGCAACTGATGCAGAACAGCGCAGTGGATTACACTCTGTTCTTCCGCCGCCTGGGTGATCAACCGGCCGCAGACGCGCTGCGCACCTTGCGCGACGACTTTGTCGATATCAAGGGCTTCGATGGCTGGGCAGAAGCGTATCTGGCGCGTATCGGTCGCGAAGACAATGGCACAGAGCAAGATCGCCAGACCCGCATGCACGCGGTAAACCCGCTGTACATTTTGCGCAACTACCTGGCGCAAAACGCCATCGAAGCAGCTGAACAAGGCGACTACACAGAAGTCCGTCGCCTGCACCAGGTGCTCTGCAATCCTTTCACCGAACAACCCGACAGGGAAGGCTACGCCCAACGTCCACCGGACTGGGGCAAGCACCTGGAGATCAGCTGTTCGTCGTGA